One window from the genome of Pseudomonas sp. L5B5 encodes:
- the trpD gene encoding anthranilate phosphoribosyltransferase: MDIKTALSRIVGHLDLSTDEMRSVMREIMTGQCTDAQIGAFMMAMRMKSESIDEIVGAVSVMRELADKVELKTLDGVVDVVGTGGDGANIFNVSTASAFVVAAAGCTVAKHGNRAVSGKSGSADLLEAAGVYLNLTPVQVARCIDNVGIGFMFSQSHHGAMKYAAGPRRDLGLRTLFNMLGPLTNPAGVKHQVVGVFTQALCRPLVEVLQRLGSKHVLVVHSQDGLDEFSLAAPTFVAELKNDQITEYWVQPEDLGMKSQSLFGLVVESPAASLELIRDALGRRKTEHGQKAAEMIVLNAGAALYAADHASSLKEGVALAHDALHTGLAREKLEELGAFTAVFKQENEG, translated from the coding sequence ATGGATATCAAGACTGCCCTGAGCCGGATTGTCGGCCACCTGGACCTGAGCACCGATGAAATGCGCTCGGTGATGCGCGAAATCATGACCGGCCAATGCACCGATGCGCAGATTGGCGCCTTCATGATGGCCATGCGCATGAAAAGTGAAAGCATCGACGAGATCGTCGGTGCGGTGTCGGTGATGCGCGAGCTGGCGGACAAGGTCGAGCTCAAGACCCTCGACGGTGTGGTGGATGTGGTCGGCACCGGTGGTGATGGCGCCAACATCTTCAACGTGTCCACCGCTTCCGCCTTTGTGGTCGCCGCTGCCGGCTGCACCGTGGCCAAGCACGGCAACCGCGCGGTGTCCGGCAAGAGCGGCAGCGCCGATCTGCTGGAGGCGGCCGGGGTCTACCTGAACCTGACGCCGGTGCAGGTGGCGCGTTGCATCGATAACGTCGGCATCGGTTTCATGTTCTCCCAATCCCACCATGGCGCCATGAAGTATGCGGCGGGTCCTCGCCGCGATCTGGGGCTGCGCACGCTGTTCAACATGCTCGGCCCGCTTACGAATCCGGCCGGCGTCAAGCACCAGGTGGTGGGTGTGTTCACCCAGGCCCTGTGCCGGCCATTGGTCGAAGTCCTGCAGCGCCTGGGCAGCAAGCACGTGCTGGTGGTGCACTCCCAGGATGGCCTGGACGAGTTCAGCCTGGCAGCACCGACCTTTGTTGCGGAGCTCAAGAACGACCAGATCACCGAGTACTGGGTGCAGCCCGAGGACCTGGGCATGAAGAGCCAGAGCCTGTTCGGGCTGGTGGTGGAAAGCCCGGCGGCGTCCCTGGAACTGATCCGTGATGCCCTGGGGCGACGCAAGACCGAACATGGCCAGAAAGCCGCCGAAATGATCGTGCTCAATGCGGGCGCCGCCCTGTATGCCGCCGATCACGCCAGCAGCCTCAAAGAAGGGGTGGCCCTGGCCCACGACGCCTTGCACACCGGGCTGGCCCGGGAGAAGCTCGAGGAGTTGGGAGCCTTTACCGCGGTGTTCAAGCAGGAGAATGAAGGATGA
- the trpC gene encoding indole-3-glycerol phosphate synthase TrpC, with protein sequence MSVPTVLEKILARKVEEVAERSARVTLAELESLARAADAPRGFARALQDQVKLKHPAVIAEIKKASPSKGVIREDFVPADIAKSYEKGGATCLSVLTDVDFFQGADLYLQQARAACKLPVIRKDFMIDPYQIVEARALSADCVLLIVAALDDGRMAELASVAKGVGLDVLVEVHDGDELERALKTLDTPLVGVNNRNLHTFEVDLETTLDLLPRIPRDRLVITESGIFNRADVELMEISDVYSFLVGEAFMRAENPGTELQRLFFPERGLPVTGSTLD encoded by the coding sequence ATGAGTGTGCCGACAGTTCTGGAAAAGATCCTCGCCCGCAAGGTCGAGGAGGTTGCCGAGCGCAGTGCGCGCGTCACCCTGGCCGAGCTGGAAAGCCTGGCGCGGGCGGCCGACGCTCCGCGCGGGTTCGCCAGGGCCTTGCAGGACCAGGTCAAGCTCAAGCATCCGGCGGTGATCGCCGAGATCAAGAAGGCCTCGCCGAGCAAGGGCGTGATCCGCGAAGATTTCGTTCCTGCCGATATCGCCAAGAGTTATGAGAAAGGCGGCGCCACCTGCCTGTCGGTACTCACCGATGTTGATTTTTTCCAGGGTGCCGATCTCTATCTGCAGCAGGCACGTGCAGCTTGCAAGCTGCCGGTGATCCGCAAGGATTTCATGATCGACCCGTACCAGATCGTCGAGGCACGCGCCCTGAGCGCCGACTGTGTGCTGCTGATCGTTGCCGCGCTGGACGACGGCCGGATGGCGGAACTGGCATCGGTGGCCAAGGGCGTCGGCCTGGATGTTCTGGTGGAAGTGCACGATGGCGATGAGCTGGAGCGGGCCCTGAAGACTCTCGACACACCGCTGGTTGGGGTCAACAACCGCAACCTGCATACTTTCGAGGTCGATCTTGAGACCACTCTCGACCTGCTGCCGCGTATTCCTCGCGATCGCCTGGTGATCACCGAAAGTGGCATCTTCAACCGCGCCGATGTCGAGCTCATGGAAATCAGCGACGTCTATTCGTTTCTGGTGGGCGAGGCCTTCATGCGGGCCGAGAATCCGGGCACCGAACTGCAGCGCCTGTTCTTCCCCGAACGCGGTTTGCCAGTCACGGGCTCGACCCTGGACTGA
- a CDS encoding biotin/lipoate A/B protein ligase family protein has protein sequence MTQTLALTVEDGLQAEQDLLARVCAGDQEFGLLFWQPSDQALVMPRRLSRLPGFEQACQVSHAQGWPVLLRETGGEPVPQSAATVNIALVYAPPRSEGDQGRIETAYRRLCQPICDLLSELGGNPSLGEVDGAFCDGRFNVNLDGRKMVGTAQRWRQSKGGQRPVGLVHGALLLDDERESMVGAVNRFNQACGLEQRCRAQSHIALHEAFAAPDALARLDSLYRQMLGSFLPG, from the coding sequence ATGACCCAAACCCTTGCCCTTACCGTCGAAGACGGCCTGCAGGCCGAGCAGGACCTGCTGGCCCGCGTGTGTGCCGGTGATCAGGAATTTGGCTTGCTGTTCTGGCAGCCGAGCGACCAGGCGCTGGTGATGCCACGGCGGCTGAGTCGCCTGCCCGGCTTCGAGCAGGCCTGTCAGGTCTCGCACGCCCAGGGGTGGCCAGTGCTGCTGCGCGAAACCGGTGGCGAACCGGTGCCCCAGTCGGCGGCCACGGTGAACATCGCCCTGGTCTATGCGCCACCGCGTAGCGAAGGCGACCAGGGTCGGATAGAAACCGCCTATCGACGCCTGTGCCAGCCGATCTGCGATCTGCTCAGCGAGTTGGGTGGCAATCCTTCGTTGGGGGAGGTCGACGGGGCTTTCTGCGATGGACGTTTCAACGTCAATCTCGATGGCCGCAAGATGGTTGGCACGGCTCAGCGTTGGCGCCAGAGCAAGGGGGGGCAGCGGCCGGTGGGCCTGGTGCATGGGGCGTTGTTGCTGGATGACGAGCGCGAATCCATGGTGGGGGCGGTCAATCGCTTCAACCAGGCGTGCGGGTTGGAGCAGCGTTGCCGGGCCCAGAGTCATATTGCCCTGCATGAAGCATTCGCTGCCCCGGACGCCTTGGCGCGACTGGACAGCCTGTACCGGCAGATGCTCGGCAGCTTCCTGCCCGGCTAG
- the crp gene encoding cAMP-activated global transcriptional regulator CRP: MVAITPTPRMKHLDKLLMHCQRRRYQAKSNIICAGDNADSLYFIIKGSVTILIEDDDGREMIIAYLNSGDFFGELGLFEDAGHEQLRSAWVRAKVECEVAEISYTKFRELSQGDPDILYVLSGQIAQRLRNTTRKVGDLAFFDVTGRVARCLLELCKQPDAMTHPDGMQIKITRQEIGRIVGCSREMVGRVLKDLEERNLVHVKGKTMVVFGTR, translated from the coding sequence ATGGTTGCTATTACCCCTACGCCCAGGATGAAACACCTCGACAAGCTGCTGATGCACTGTCAGCGCCGCAGGTACCAGGCCAAAAGCAACATCATCTGCGCCGGCGATAACGCCGACAGCCTGTATTTCATCATCAAGGGCTCGGTGACCATCCTCATCGAAGACGATGATGGCCGCGAAATGATCATCGCCTACCTCAACTCGGGGGACTTCTTCGGTGAACTGGGGCTATTCGAGGACGCTGGACACGAACAGCTGCGCAGCGCCTGGGTGCGAGCCAAGGTGGAATGCGAAGTGGCCGAAATCAGCTACACCAAGTTCCGCGAGCTGTCCCAGGGCGACCCGGACATTCTCTATGTGCTCAGCGGCCAGATCGCCCAGCGCCTGCGCAATACCACACGCAAAGTCGGCGACCTGGCCTTCTTCGACGTGACCGGGCGCGTCGCCCGATGCCTGCTGGAGCTGTGCAAGCAACCAGACGCCATGACTCATCCGGATGGCATGCAGATCAAGATCACCCGCCAGGAGATCGGACGGATCGTCGGTTGTTCCCGGGAAATGGTCGGTCGCGTCCTCAAAGACCTGGAAGAACGCAACCTGGTGCACGTCAAGGGCAAGACCATGGTGGTTTTCGGCACCCGCTAG
- a CDS encoding OsmC family protein, producing MKARIQWAGEAMFLGESGSGHVVVMDGPPEAGGRNLGVRPMEMLLLGVGGCSNFDVVSILKKSRQAVESCEAFLEAERATEDPKVFTKIHLHFVVKGRGLKEAQVKRAVELSAEKYCSASIMLGAAGVAITHDYEIVELG from the coding sequence ATGAAGGCACGCATCCAATGGGCTGGCGAAGCCATGTTCCTCGGTGAGTCGGGCAGTGGCCACGTGGTAGTGATGGACGGCCCGCCTGAAGCCGGAGGGCGTAACCTGGGTGTTCGCCCCATGGAGATGCTTCTGCTTGGCGTAGGCGGTTGCAGTAACTTCGATGTGGTCAGCATCCTGAAGAAGTCCCGTCAGGCGGTCGAGAGCTGTGAAGCCTTCCTTGAGGCCGAACGCGCCACCGAGGACCCCAAGGTCTTTACCAAGATCCATCTGCATTTCGTGGTCAAGGGCCGGGGGCTGAAGGAGGCCCAGGTCAAGCGCGCCGTCGAGTTGTCCGCCGAGAAGTACTGCTCGGCCTCGATCATGCTCGGTGCCGCAGGCGTGGCGATCACCCATGATTACGAGATTGTCGAGCTGGGTTGA
- the coq7 gene encoding 2-polyprenyl-3-methyl-6-methoxy-1,4-benzoquinone monooxygenase, producing the protein MTTQRHYSPIDRLLLQADMAMRTLLPFSGQPYRPSPAIVQPEAQMSDEDTRHVAGLMRINHTGEVCAQALYQGQALTAKLPQVRQAMEHAAEEEIDHLAWCEQRIRQLGSHPSVLNPLFYGLSFGIGAAAGLISDKVSLGFVAATEDQVCKHLNEHLEQLPPEDEKSRAILEQMRIDEEHHAETALEAGGFRFPAPVKFGMSLLAKVMTKSTYRI; encoded by the coding sequence ATGACTACCCAACGTCACTACTCGCCGATTGACCGCCTGCTGCTGCAAGCCGACATGGCCATGCGTACGCTGCTGCCGTTCAGCGGCCAACCTTATCGCCCCTCACCGGCCATCGTGCAGCCGGAAGCGCAGATGAGTGACGAGGACACCCGGCACGTCGCCGGCCTGATGCGCATCAACCACACCGGTGAAGTCTGTGCCCAGGCGCTGTACCAGGGTCAGGCCCTGACCGCCAAGCTGCCCCAGGTGCGCCAGGCCATGGAGCATGCAGCCGAGGAAGAAATCGACCACCTGGCCTGGTGCGAACAACGCATCCGCCAACTGGGCAGTCACCCCAGCGTGCTCAACCCACTGTTCTATGGCCTGTCGTTCGGTATTGGTGCCGCCGCCGGCCTGATCAGCGACAAGGTCAGCCTGGGATTCGTCGCTGCCACCGAGGACCAGGTGTGCAAGCACTTGAACGAACACCTGGAACAACTGCCGCCTGAAGACGAAAAGTCCCGGGCGATCCTCGAGCAGATGCGCATCGACGAAGAGCACCACGCCGAGACCGCCCTGGAGGCTGGCGGCTTCCGTTTCCCGGCACCGGTGAAGTTCGGCATGAGCCTGTTGGCCAAGGTCATGACCAAAAGTACCTACCGGATCTGA
- a CDS encoding histidine triad nucleotide-binding protein produces MDTLFTKIINREIPAKIIYEDDQVLAFHDIAPQAPVHFLVIPKKPIPTLNDLTEDDKALAGHILFTAQRLAREQGCEDGFRVVMNCNEMGGQTVYHIHMHVLGQRQMNWPPG; encoded by the coding sequence GTGGATACTCTGTTCACCAAGATCATCAACAGAGAAATACCCGCCAAGATCATCTACGAAGACGACCAGGTTCTGGCCTTTCACGATATCGCCCCACAGGCGCCGGTGCATTTCCTGGTGATTCCGAAGAAACCCATCCCCACCCTCAACGACCTCACAGAGGACGACAAGGCGCTGGCTGGCCACATCCTGTTCACTGCCCAACGCCTGGCCAGGGAACAAGGGTGCGAGGACGGTTTCCGGGTGGTGATGAACTGCAATGAAATGGGCGGCCAGACCGTCTACCACATTCATATGCACGTCCTGGGTCAGCGGCAGATGAACTGGCCTCCGGGCTGA
- a CDS encoding SDR family NAD(P)-dependent oxidoreductase yields MTRYALITGASSGIGLAMAEALARRGRNLLLVARQRDQLESIALELTQRFGVEVLFRACDLGEPLRLSGFLLELEEGDRQIDLLVNCAGIGTSGPFLAQDWMTEQDLIEVNILALTRLCHALGNSMALLGGGQILNVASVAAFHPGPWMSTYYASKAYVLHFSEGLREELKKCAVKVSVLCPGPTRTAFFRTAQMDTRKLDDSKWLMSPEEVALYTVRALEKNRAIIIPGRLNRWLARGNRLSSRWLTRKIVGYVNRAYCPR; encoded by the coding sequence ATGACCCGTTACGCTCTGATCACCGGTGCTTCCAGCGGCATAGGCCTGGCCATGGCCGAAGCGCTGGCCCGGCGCGGCCGCAATCTGCTCCTGGTGGCCCGCCAGCGTGATCAGCTGGAAAGTATCGCTCTGGAACTGACCCAGCGCTTTGGCGTCGAGGTCCTGTTCCGCGCCTGTGACCTGGGCGAACCCCTGAGGCTGTCCGGTTTCCTGCTAGAGCTGGAAGAAGGCGACCGGCAGATCGACCTGTTAGTCAACTGCGCCGGCATCGGCACCAGCGGACCATTCCTGGCCCAGGACTGGATGACCGAGCAGGACCTGATCGAGGTCAACATCCTCGCCCTCACCCGCCTGTGCCACGCCCTGGGCAACAGCATGGCGCTGCTGGGGGGCGGCCAGATCCTCAACGTCGCCTCGGTGGCCGCCTTCCATCCCGGCCCCTGGATGAGCACCTACTACGCCAGCAAGGCCTATGTCCTGCATTTCTCCGAAGGACTGCGCGAGGAACTGAAGAAGTGTGCGGTCAAGGTCTCGGTGCTTTGCCCCGGGCCAACGCGCACTGCGTTCTTCCGTACCGCCCAGATGGATACCCGCAAGCTCGACGACAGCAAATGGCTCATGAGCCCCGAGGAAGTGGCGCTGTACACGGTCCGGGCTCTGGAAAAGAACCGCGCCATCATCATTCCCGGGCGCCTGAACCGCTGGCTGGCCCGGGGCAATCGCCTGAGCTCGCGCTGGCTGACCCGCAAGATTGTCGGTTACGTCAACCGGGCCTATTGCCCACGCTAG
- a CDS encoding DUF805 domain-containing protein: protein MSETRYKIVFDGTLLPGVEKSTAQLSLAELFKTDTAAVERLFSGQPVELKRDLPQADAQRYLEALKNAGLDARIEAEPTLELNLEAVAPAAPRPASVADSPYAPPQATVGESVPQFATLNVFSFEGRIGRLRYLAWTLVLTVALLAVVGVGALFGAISAAVLNSTLLMGLGILAGAVVFIGFIVVSIQISVQRLHDLGWSGWLWLLNFVPIVGSIFPLVLMVSPGSNVANRYGAPPPPNTTAVKVLSWMWVVLLVALIIGMVAGGLSSLEERYSETSYSETYDSSSDEADSAADAATEAAEAADAAATVESEEE from the coding sequence ATGAGCGAAACCCGCTACAAGATCGTCTTCGACGGCACATTGCTGCCCGGTGTCGAAAAATCCACGGCGCAACTGAGCCTCGCAGAGCTGTTCAAGACCGATACGGCAGCAGTGGAACGCCTGTTCAGTGGGCAACCCGTTGAGCTCAAGCGCGACCTGCCCCAGGCCGATGCCCAACGCTACCTGGAAGCCCTGAAGAACGCCGGACTGGATGCCCGGATCGAAGCCGAGCCCACCCTGGAACTGAACCTGGAAGCCGTCGCCCCGGCCGCCCCTCGTCCAGCCAGTGTCGCCGACTCTCCCTACGCACCGCCCCAGGCCACCGTCGGTGAGAGCGTTCCTCAATTCGCAACACTCAACGTCTTTAGCTTCGAAGGCCGTATCGGCCGCCTGCGCTACCTGGCCTGGACCCTGGTCCTGACCGTGGCCCTGCTGGCGGTAGTCGGCGTCGGCGCACTCTTCGGCGCCATTTCTGCGGCAGTGCTCAACTCGACGCTGCTCATGGGACTGGGGATTCTCGCGGGCGCCGTGGTGTTCATCGGTTTCATCGTCGTCAGCATCCAGATCAGCGTGCAACGCCTGCATGACCTGGGCTGGTCCGGTTGGCTGTGGCTACTGAACTTCGTCCCCATCGTGGGCAGCATTTTCCCTCTGGTATTGATGGTCAGCCCCGGCAGCAACGTGGCCAACCGCTATGGCGCTCCACCGCCACCCAATACCACCGCGGTCAAGGTCCTGTCCTGGATGTGGGTGGTCCTGCTGGTTGCACTCATCATCGGCATGGTGGCCGGCGGCCTGAGCTCCCTGGAAGAGCGCTACAGCGAAACCAGCTACAGCGAGACCTACGACTCCAGCAGTGACGAAGCCGACAGCGCTGCCGATGCGGCAACCGAAGCTGCAGAGGCCGCCGATGCAGCGGCCACTGTAGAATCCGAGGAAGAATAA
- a CDS encoding NAD(P)H-dependent flavin oxidoreductase: MSLPALLEQRLRLPVVAAPMFLISNPELVLACCRNGVVGTFPALNQRESSGFKAWLEEIEAGLSLLENPAPYAVNLIVHNSNPRLQADLQICIEHRVPIVITSLGAVKEVVDAVHSYGGLVFHDVTTRRHAEKAAQAGVDGLIAVAAGAGGHAGTWSPFSLIAEIRQFFDKTLLLAGCLNHGHEILAAQVLGADLAYLGTRFIATSESHAPQGYKDMLLGSRAADIVHTAAVSGVPASFMRQSLENAGFDLDALQGKGEINFGSKLKPISDEAKAWKTVWSAGQGVGEINDLPGVDQLIERLDKEYRSAQERSGLLTKRWPR, from the coding sequence ATGTCTCTGCCCGCTTTGCTCGAACAACGCTTGCGCCTGCCAGTGGTGGCAGCACCGATGTTCCTGATCTCCAACCCCGAACTGGTCCTGGCCTGCTGTCGCAACGGTGTGGTCGGTACCTTCCCGGCGCTCAACCAACGCGAGAGCAGCGGCTTCAAGGCCTGGCTCGAGGAGATCGAGGCGGGCCTGAGCCTCCTGGAAAATCCGGCGCCCTATGCCGTGAACCTGATCGTGCACAACAGCAACCCACGGCTGCAGGCCGATTTGCAGATCTGTATCGAGCACAGGGTGCCGATCGTCATCACCAGCCTGGGAGCAGTCAAGGAAGTGGTGGATGCCGTGCACAGCTACGGCGGCCTGGTATTCCACGACGTGACGACTCGACGTCATGCGGAAAAAGCCGCCCAGGCCGGAGTCGATGGCCTGATTGCCGTCGCAGCAGGTGCCGGTGGCCATGCCGGAACCTGGAGCCCGTTCTCGCTGATCGCCGAGATCCGCCAGTTCTTCGACAAGACCCTGCTACTGGCCGGTTGCCTGAATCATGGGCACGAAATTCTCGCAGCCCAGGTGCTGGGCGCCGACCTGGCCTACCTGGGCACACGTTTCATTGCCACCTCTGAAAGCCATGCGCCCCAGGGTTACAAGGACATGCTGCTGGGCTCTCGCGCCGCCGATATCGTGCATACCGCCGCGGTCTCTGGAGTACCCGCCAGCTTCATGCGTCAGAGCCTGGAGAACGCGGGCTTCGACCTGGATGCCCTGCAGGGCAAGGGCGAGATCAATTTCGGCTCCAAGCTCAAACCCATCAGCGACGAAGCCAAGGCTTGGAAAACCGTATGGTCCGCCGGCCAGGGCGTGGGCGAAATCAACGACCTGCCCGGCGTCGATCAACTGATCGAACGACTGGACAAGGAATACCGCAGCGCCCAGGAGCGCTCAGGACTACTAACCAAACGCTGGCCACGATAA
- the hemJ gene encoding protoporphyrinogen oxidase HemJ — translation MLYLWLKAFHIVSVVCWFAGLFYLPRLFVYHAQSEDSISRERFCIMERKLYRFIMGPAMIAALVFGIGLISLNPGAYFSQGGWMHAKLTLVVILIGYHHMCGAQVKRFARGENGRSHVFYRWFNEIPVLLLLAIVILVVVRPF, via the coding sequence ATGCTTTATCTATGGCTCAAGGCCTTTCATATCGTCAGTGTGGTCTGCTGGTTCGCCGGCCTATTCTACCTGCCGCGCCTGTTCGTCTACCACGCCCAAAGCGAAGACAGCATCAGCCGAGAACGCTTTTGCATCATGGAGCGCAAGCTCTATCGCTTCATCATGGGGCCGGCAATGATCGCGGCGCTGGTCTTCGGCATCGGGCTGATCAGTCTCAACCCCGGCGCCTACTTCAGCCAGGGTGGCTGGATGCACGCCAAGCTGACTCTGGTGGTGATCCTGATCGGCTACCACCATATGTGCGGCGCACAGGTGAAACGCTTCGCCCGTGGCGAAAACGGCCGCAGCCATGTCTTTTATCGCTGGTTCAATGAAATACCGGTCCTGCTATTGCTGGCTATTGTAATTCTGGTCGTCGTACGACCGTTCTGA
- the argC gene encoding N-acetyl-gamma-glutamyl-phosphate reductase: protein MVKVGIVGGTGYTGVELLRLLAQHPQARVEVITSRSEAGLAVADMYPNLRGHYDGLAFSVPDVKTLGACDVVFFATPHGVAHALAGELLAAGTKVIDLSADFRLQDADEWATWYGQPHGAPALLDEAVYGLPEVNREQIKRARLIAVPGCYPTATQLGFLPLLESGLADSTRLIADCKSGVSGAGRGASVGSLYSETSESMKAYAVKGHRHLPEIRQGLRRAAGKDVGLTFVPHLTPMIRGIHSTLYATVVDRSVDLQALFEKRYADEPFVDVMPAGSHPETRSVRGANVCRIAVHRPQDGDLVVVLSVIDNLVKGASGQAVQNLNILFGLDERLGLSHAGMLP, encoded by the coding sequence ATGGTCAAGGTCGGTATCGTCGGCGGCACGGGTTACACCGGTGTCGAGCTGCTGCGTCTGTTGGCACAGCATCCGCAGGCGCGGGTAGAGGTCATCACCTCGCGATCCGAGGCAGGCTTGGCCGTTGCCGACATGTATCCGAACCTGCGTGGCCACTATGACGGTCTGGCTTTCAGTGTTCCGGACGTCAAGACCCTGGGGGCTTGTGATGTGGTGTTCTTCGCCACGCCCCACGGTGTTGCCCATGCACTGGCTGGCGAACTGCTGGCTGCAGGGACCAAGGTCATTGATTTGTCGGCGGACTTCCGCCTGCAGGATGCCGATGAATGGGCCACGTGGTATGGCCAGCCCCATGGTGCTCCGGCGTTGTTGGACGAGGCGGTCTATGGCCTGCCGGAAGTCAATCGCGAGCAGATCAAGCGGGCTCGCCTGATCGCAGTCCCGGGTTGCTACCCGACGGCCACCCAGCTGGGGTTCCTGCCACTGCTTGAGTCCGGCCTGGCCGATAGCACCCGCCTGATCGCCGACTGCAAGTCCGGAGTCAGTGGTGCAGGGCGTGGTGCAAGCGTGGGGTCGTTATATTCGGAAACTTCCGAGAGCATGAAGGCCTATGCGGTCAAGGGGCATCGTCACCTGCCGGAGATTCGCCAGGGGCTGCGTCGGGCAGCGGGCAAGGATGTAGGTTTGACCTTTGTGCCGCACCTGACCCCGATGATTCGCGGCATCCATTCCACACTCTATGCCACAGTCGTGGACAGGTCGGTGGACTTGCAAGCACTGTTCGAGAAGCGCTACGCCGATGAGCCTTTTGTCGACGTTATGCCGGCGGGCAGCCATCCGGAGACGCGTAGCGTGCGTGGTGCCAACGTCTGTCGGATTGCCGTGCATCGGCCGCAGGATGGCGACCTGGTGGTGGTGCTGTCGGTGATCGACAACCTGGTCAAGGGAGCTTCCGGCCAGGCGGTGCAGAACCTCAATATCCTGTTTGGCCTGGATGAACGTCTGGGACTGTCACACGCGGGCATGTTGCCTTGA